A section of the Cottoperca gobio chromosome 17, fCotGob3.1, whole genome shotgun sequence genome encodes:
- the ankrd12 gene encoding LOW QUALITY PROTEIN: ankyrin repeat domain-containing protein 12 (The sequence of the model RefSeq protein was modified relative to this genomic sequence to represent the inferred CDS: deleted 1 base in 1 codon): MAKPGSDRDGAMVDKQAGKKSKDKLSPFTKTPKLDRSELLGKEGKTKSSMKRKLSFTASPLRTEERDSDTDKDGPDKKKVKKEAGGKKSQAPNLLFGYPLSERKQMALLMQMTANSPDSTPSHPSQTTPVQKKVPSSASSRQKDKVNKRNERGETPLHMAAIRGDAKQVKELISLGADVNVKDFAGWTPLHEACNLGYYDVAKVLISAGAEVNTQGLDDDTPLHDASSSGHKDIVKLLLRHGGNAFQANKRGERPVDVVDSQELEQLLKGEVPLSDQEDSSSESEDPPSVNPSSVDDNLEDSDTEKDSDGKPATKSSSSVPGLDEYEFKDEEEGEDLSKALNDRHILRRELRPQEKEEKDRNHVAGKQSGKGDSYSKSKKQKTSRVHCSSDTSSDEMESLPEKRNSPTCSQSSESLKADTRSKKENAEQKDKDKGKVKRKSKSQNKNKENQEDGKENSKTLVLSLATVSESTEKGREEDSFKMSFSPKDDSSVHLFHLSSIKSPKLNHSLTDKQTPLKQENTKMCISISDSSCPVDSVKYNHYTEADYCTEGSSTKGCKHKEKSKHQQKDSSGDGDDGRLSPCKDGSIGNSVDSSEGALRKTDLDGKVVKKHKLKHKEKDKHRREYEAERSRHRQKEARKDSHRNLEFDREFWKENFFKTDETDEHLPVKKEGEDNSSLQKTSDSPPVKDERNTKEKHPSSKEKRPREEREKDKAVKKERKEAAGKEEKVKDSKLSERDERVDCHGSGRIPEESLQSNSLKEETEEKPISGITADQEQLELSEKGSREKTDKRLPGKEKDSEKMEKRHPDKEKKVKTEHPDKAEPQNSVDRWKEKERTGVVSSHSPGDKNYKENEKLKSLSASKKHEDGRKNKDKFDKRSDRERQDREYSVGDHREKERTNSDKKGKPLEKNADHSKSDRSKEKDCERKKRDKIKDGTLSSSSNLKLLLEEKKSYLSESSKSLSTKSKEEVARTPEKDRRDRDRDSDKHKDKDKDRHKDRSQQAKISKAKPNDTDADKAKSKASPATRDSKPKEKRLVNDDLMQTSFERMLSLKDQEIEQWHRKHLEKIKQKERERLKQRPLADPGKSKPKDRMKTEPCLSKELMRSKSSEASDVHNRDKSLKDGTSPRTMSLDGKSLPSISAKVMSAVENCLTISPRPESERCGLMSRSVSLVSVASSEDSCQATTLTPRHVEYDSDMNLEASDSQPGFLQSSLVIQATRSPSVHDKDCNSLPDVPQSNRTLLPSRHESPYLRAILDEDANSSTEGKAAEHLPKPIQTSEEPGTRETSAETEESLVSQQQCMNAVADPATEREGSTPVGLTPQISNKDPPSKSLTLPECSSSQTGSTEKEKTLPSADPPPPPPVVVVTDVHCPMENSLAESSNMDSDRPSTPTACLSAETSELINTKTLQQDATVSCAESVPQTESGTTHVVDVKDDPLESADGAEEEEEESMEPESFRMDCRGSPVPSTSSHIPSSSAGESLPSFSLTSNESKCSQEEDMDVNYQDCMDSKPTSDAAGSCFDALMERKDSTPPASCYSASPEHKAEEMTDVPQSSDSNSSAAVFVATESLSVEGGAATEGSFESTAEASSEPMELTPSDEKPESSSAGEERSQSIVPSAAQTDSSSSTCSSSSSTCSASGSSSPQSGDRDSDSSGARFKLRSADEEVDIHVPHPRKRKMPKASCSQPCSATQQDKERGQQSLAAIVDSVKLEEIQPYQTERANPYYEFLHIRRKIEEKRKVLCSVIPQPPQYYDEYVTFNGSYLLDGNPLSKICIPTITPPPSLPEQLKEMFKQQEVIRMKLRLQHSIEREKLIVSNEQEVLRVHYRAARTLANQTLPFSACTVLLDAEVYNMPQDTQNDDGKTSVRDRFNARQFMSWLQDVDDKFDKLKTCLLMRQQHEAAALNAVQRLEWQLKLQELDLATYKSTSIFEIPEFYIPLVEVNDDFDLTPI; this comes from the exons ATAAAGATGGACCGGACAAGAAGAAGGTGAAAAAGGAGGCTGGGGGCAAGAAGTCCCAGGCTCCCAACCTTTTGTTTGGGTATCCTCTGTCAGAGCGAAAACAGATGGCTCTCCTAATGCAGATGACTGCCAACAGTCCAG ACTCTACTCCCAGTCACCCCTCACAAACGACCCCTGTGCAGAAGAAGGTCCCCAGCAGCGCCTCGTCTCGACAGAAGGACAAGGTCAACAAGAGGAACGAGCGAGGGGAGACTCCCCTTCACATGGCAGCCATCCGGGGAGACGCCAAGCAAGTTAAAGAGCTCATTAGCCTCGGCGCTGACGTCAACGTCAAAGACTTTGCCG GTTGGACTCCTCTGCATGAAGCCTGTAATCTTGGTTACTACGATGTGGCCAAGGTCTTAATATCAGCAGGTGCAGAGGTGAACACGCAGGGTCTGGATGACGACACGCCTCTCCATGATGCTTCCAGCAGCGGGCATAAAGAT ATTGTGAAACTGCTGTTACGCCACGGTGGAAACGCTTTCCAGGCCAACAAGCGCGGAGAGCGCCCAGTGGACGTAGTAGACTCTCAGGAGCTGGAGCAGCTATTAAAGGGAGAGGTGCCACTGTCGGACCAAGAGGACAGCTCTTCAG AGTCGGAAGACCCTCCGTCTGTCAATCCATCCAGTGTGGATGACAACTTGGAAGACTCTGATACTGAAAAGGACTCGGACGGCAAACCGGCCACGAAATCGTCATCGTCCGTTCCAGGCTTGGACGAGTATGAGTTCAAGGacgaggaagagggggaggatcTCAGTAAAGCCCTGAACGACAGACACATCCTCCGGAGGGAACTACGCCcgcaggagaaggaggagaaagatagGAATCATGTGGCAGGAAAGCAGAGTGGAAAAGGGGATTCGTACTCGAAGTCCAAAAAGCAGAAGACCTCTCGTGTCCACTGCAGCTCGGATACGTCCAGCGACGAAATGGAGAGCCTTCCCGAGAAAAGGAATTCCCCCACCTGCTCTCAGAGCTCAGAGAGCCTCAAGGCGGATACAAGGTCTAAAAAGGAGAATGCTGAGCAAAAGGACAAGGACAAGGGCAAAGTCAAGAGGAAGAGCAAAAGCcagaataaaaacaaggaaaacCAAGAGGATGGGAAAGAGAACAGCAAAACTTTGGTCCTCTCTCTCGCAACCGTGTCCGAGAGCACAGAAAAGGGTCGGGAGGAAGACTCCTTCAAGATGTCTTTCAGTCCTAAAGATGACTCATCCGTCCACCTCTTCCATTTGTCGTCCATAAAATCTCCAAAACTGAACCACAgcctgacagacaaacaaacaccacTCAAACAGGAAAATACTAAGATGTGCATTTCAATCAGTGACAGTTCATGTCCGGTGGACAGTGTCAAATACAACCACTACACGGAGGCAGACTACTGCACCGAGGGCTCCAGCACCAAGGGGTGCAAACACAAGGAAAAGAGCAAACACCAACAGAAAGACTCCAGTGGAGACGGGGACGACGGTCGTTTGAGTCCTTGCAAAGACGGCAGCATAGGAAACAGTGTAGACAGCTCTGAAGGTGCCTTAAGGAAGACCGACTTAGACGGCAAAGTGGTAAAGAAGCATAAACTTAAACACAaggagaaagacaaacacaggaGGGAATATGAGGCAGAACGCAGCCGCCACAGGCAGAAGGAGGCCAGGAAAGACAGCCACAGGAATTTGGAGTTTGACAGAGAGTTCTGGAAAGAGAACTTTTTCAAAACTGATGAGACGGATGAACATCTGCCAGTGAAAAAGGAAGGTGAAGATAATAGTTCACTTCAGAAGACCTCCGATTCCCCTCCCGTCAAAGATGAGAGAAACACGAAGGAGAAGCACCCGAGCAGCAAGGAAAAGAGGCCAAGAGAGGAGCGAGAAAAAGACAAGGCCGTGAAAAAAGAGCGGAAGGAGGCTGCTGGTAAAGAGGAGAAGGTAAAGGATTCAAAGCTGAGTGAGCGTGACGAGCGGGTGGACTGCCACGGCTCAGGGCGGATTCCTGAGGAGTCGCTGCAGAGCAACAGCTTGAAAGAAGAGACCGAAGAGAAACCCATAAGTGGGATCACAGCTGATCAAGAACAGCTGGAGCTCTCTGAAAAAGGCTCACGCGAGAAAACTGACAAGAGGCTCCCTGGAAAGGAGAAGGATTcagagaaaatggagaaaaggcATCCTGACAaggaaaaaaaggttaaaacGGAGCACCCTGACAAAGCTGAACCACAGAATTCAGTGGACCGttggaaggaaaaagaaaggacAGGAGTCGTTTCTTCCCACTCGCCTGGAgataaaaactacaaagagaatgAGAAACTGAAATCTTTATCCGCAAGTAAAAAGCATGAGGACGGCCGGAAAAATAAAGATAAGTTTGATAAACGGTCTGATAGGGAGAGGCAGGACAGAGAATATAGTGTTGGGGATCACAGAGAAAAGGAGCGCACCAACTCTGATAAGAAAGGAAAACCTCTTGAGAAGAACGCGGATCATAGCAAATCTGATCGTTCGAAAGAAAAGGACTgtgaaaggaaaaagagagataaaataaaagatggaACTCTTTCCTCAAGCTCCAATCTAAAATTACTtttagaagagaagaagagctaTCTGTCCGAGAGCAGCAAGTCCTTATCTACAAAATCAAAGGAGGAGGTTGCGAGAACACCAGAGAAGGATCGTAGAGACCGGGACAGAGACTCTGATAAACACAAGGACAAGGATAAGGACCGCCACAAAGACCGCTCCCAGCAGGCCAAAATCAGCAAGGCCAAACCCAACGACACGGATGCAGATAAGGCCAAATCAAAAGCCTCGCCAGCAACACGAGACTCGAAGCCCAAAGAGAAAAGGCTCGTGAACGATGACTTGATGCAGACCAGCTTTGAGCGCATGCTCAGCCTAAAGGACCAGGAGATTGAGCAGTGGCATCGCAAACacttggagaaaatcaaacaaaaagagCGAGAAAGGCTTAAGCAGCGGCCTCTGGCAGATCCAGGGAAGTCCAAGCCTAAAGACAGAATGAAGACTGAGCCGTGTCTGAGTAAGGAGCTCATGCGCTCAAAAAGCTCTGAAGCCTCCGATGTCCACAACAGAGATAAATCCCTGAAGGACGGCACCAGCCCCAGAACAATGTCGCTTGATGGTAAGAGTTTGCCCTCTATCAGCGCAAAGGTCATGTCAGCCGTGGAGAACTGTCTGACCATATCACCACGACCAGAGAGTGAGCGCTGCGGCCTCATGTCCAGGTCCGTCTCCTTGGTTTCTGTCGCTAGCTCAGAGGATTCATGTCAGGCGACGACTTTAACACCCAGACACGTTGAATACGACTCAGACATGAACCTGGAAGCCTCAGACTCTCAACCTGGGTTCCTCCAATCTTCCCTCGTCATTCAAGCCACGAGATCACCGTCTGTTCACGACAAAGATTGCAACAGTCTT CCTGATGTCCCGCAAAGCAACCGGACGCTGCTGCCCAGCAGACATGAATCCCCGTACCTCAGGGCTATTCTGGACGAGGATGCCAACTCATCGACTGAAGGTAAAGCTGCTGAACATCTGCCAAAACCCATCCAGACTTCTGAGGAGCCGGGAACAAGAGAGACGTCGGCAGAAACGGAGGAGAGCCTCGTCAGTCAACAGCAATGTATGAATGCAGTTGCTGATCcagccacagagagagaagggagcaCTCCTGTTGGTTTAACACCACAAATCTCAAACAAAGATCCTCCAAGTAAAAGCCTGACTCTTCCAGAGTGTAGTAGCTCTCAAACGGGgtcaacagaaaaagaaaaaactcttCCCTCCGCcgatcctcctcctcctcctcctgttgttgttgtgacgGACGTCCACTGTCCGATGGAGAATTCCCTGGCAGAGAGTAGTAACATGGATTCAGATCGACCGTCGACACCTACGGCTTGTTTGTCTGCTGAGACGTCAGAGCTCATAAACACCAAAACCCTCCAGCAGGACGCCACTGTTTCTTGTGCAGAGAGTGTACCGCAGACAGAATCAGGTACCACACATGTTGTTGACGTTAAAGACGATCCTCTTGAGAGTGCCgatggagcagaagaagaagaagaagagagtatGGAGCCGGAGAGCTTCAGAATGGACTGTAGAGGAAGTCCTGTACCCTCCACAAGTTCGCACATTCCCAGCTCCTCGGCAGGGGAGTCCTTGCCAAGCTTTAGCCTAACAAGCAATGAGTCCAAATGTTCTCAAGAGGAGGATATGGATGTAAATTATCAAGACTGCATGGACTCAAAACCCACCAGTGACGCTGCAGGTTCGTGTTTCGATGCCCTGATGGAGAGAAAGGACAGTACACCTCCAGCATCGTGCTATAGTGCGAGCCCTGAGCACAAGGCTGAAGAGATGACTGACGTCCCACAGAGCTCAGACAGCAACAGTAGTGCTGCTGTTTTTGTTGCAACAGAGAGTTTGTCAGTCGAGGGCGGTGCAGCAACAGAAGGCTCATTTGAATCTACAGCAGAGGCCAGCTCGGAGCCGATGGAGTTGACGCCTTCTGATGAGAAGCCAGAGTCGTCTTCAGCTGGAGAAGAGCGGAGTCAAAGCATCGTCCCATCTGCAGCTCagactgacagcagcagcagcacctgcagcagcagtagcagcaccTGCAGCGCCTCAGGGAGCTCCTCTCCACAATCTGGAGACCGGGACTCTGATTCCTCGGGGGCTAGATTCAAGCTTCGCTCTGCAGACGAGGAAGTGGACATCCATGTTCCCCATCCACGCAAGAGAAAGATGCCTAAAGCGTCGTGCTCCCAGCCGTGCTCCGCGACGCAGCAGGATAAGGAGAGAGGCCAGCAGTCTCTAGCTGCGATTGTGGACTCTGTGAAGCTGGAGGAGATTCAGCCCTACCAGACAGAGAGGGCCAACCCTTACTACGAGTTCCTGCACATCCGGAGGAAGATTGAGGAGAAGCGCAAGGTGTTGTGCAGCGTCATCCCCCAGCCACCACAGTATTATGATGAATATGTGACCTTCAATGGATCCTACCTCTTAGATGGGAACCCACTCAGCAAGATCTGCATACCAACA ATAACTCCACCTCCATCGTTACCGGAGCAGCTGAAAGAGATGTTCAAACAACAAGAGGTGATCCGTATGAAACTACGACTACAGCACAGCATTGAAAGG GAAAAACTGATTGTTTCAAATGAACAGGAAGTCTTAAGAGTCCATTACCGGGCAGCAAGAACACTCGCCAATCAGACTCTGCCTTTCAGTGCCTGTACAGTTTTATTGGACGCTGAAGTGTACAACATGCCTCAAGACACCCAA AACGATGATGGCAAAACATCAGTGAGAGACCGATTCAACGCCAGGCAGTTCATGTCCTGGTTACAAGATGTTGATGACAAGTTTGACAAACTGAAG ACGTGTCTTCTGATGAGGCAGCAGCACGAGGCCGCGGCCCTGAACGCCGTGCAGCGTCTGGAGTGGCAGCTCAAGCTGCAGGAGCTGGACCTCGCCACCTACAAGTCCACAAGCATCTTCGAGATCCCCGAGTTCTACATCCCGCTCGTGGAGGTCAACGACGACTTTGACCTCACCCCGATATGA
- the twsg1a gene encoding twisted gastrulation protein homolog 1-A has product MRPGQLILPAAATLLFLLSGLSLTSGCNKALCASDVSKCLIQELCQCRPSDGNCSCCKECMLCLGNLWEECCDCVGMCNPKNYSDTPATSKSTVEELHRPIPSLFRALTEGEAPINMMVVSFPVAEELSHHENMVSFLESLDSQQQNVSVPGNSIHASYDTQENMCTVVYFDDCVSIRQCKLYCESMGGSKYRWFHNACCQCIGPECVDYGSKAVKCMNCLF; this is encoded by the exons ATGAGGCCTGGTCAGCTGATCCTCCCCGCCGCCGccactctcctcttcctcctatCAGGACTGTCTTTGACCTCCGGCTGCAACAAAGCGCTCTGCGCAAGCGACGTCAGCAAGTGTCTCATCCAG gAGCTGTGCCAGTGTCGTCCGTCCGATGGGAACTGTTCGTGCTGTAAAGAGTGCATGCTGTGTCTGGGGAACCTTTGGGAAGAGTGCTGCGACTGCGTGG GGATGTGTAACCCCAAGAACTACAGCGACACTCCGGCCACGTCGAAGAGCACCGTGGAGGAGCTGCACCGCCCGATCCCCTCGCTGTTCCGCGCCCTCACAGAAGGCGAAGCGCCGATCAACATGATGGTGGTGTCCTTCCCCGTCGCCGAGGAGCTCTCCCATCACGAGAACATGGTGTCCTTCCTGGAGTCGCTCGACAGCCAGCAGCAGAACGTCTCCGTGCCGGGCAACAGCATCCACGCCAGCTATGACACTCAAG AAAACATGTGCACAGTGGTCTACTTTGACGACTGCGTGTCTATCCGTCAGTGCAAACTATACTGCGAGTCAATGGGAGGATCCAAGTACCGCTGGTTTCACAACGCCTGCTGCCAGTGCATCGGACCGGAGTGCGTGGACTACGGCAGCAAGGCTGTGAAGTGCATGAACTGTCTCTTCTGA
- the ralbp1 gene encoding LOW QUALITY PROTEIN: ralA-binding protein 1 (The sequence of the model RefSeq protein was modified relative to this genomic sequence to represent the inferred CDS: deleted 1 base in 1 codon): MTECFLPPSSSPAEQRRAEHPGGVARTPSSEEISPTKFPGLYRTGEPSPPHDGHHHEPPDAYVSDDDKEHGKKKNKFKKKEKRTEGYAAFQEDSSADEAESPSKMKRSKGIHVFKKPSFSKKKEKDFKVKEKEKEKEKGPKEDKAKDKKSKDLTAADVVKQWKEKKKKKKPTTEVEPVPVEIPTFRPIFGAPLTEAVKRTALYDGIQLPAIFRECVDYIESYGMKCEGIYRVSGMKSKVDELKAAYDREECPCLEEYDPHTVASLLKQYLRELPENLLGRDLAQRFEDSCGRQVEAEKMTEFQRLLAEVSPESRLLLSWLVTHMDHVIVREADTKMNIQNISIVLNPTIQIGNRVLYMFFTHVRELFGDVVLRPVVRPLRWSNMATMPALPETQESVKEEIRRQEFLLNCLHRDLQAGVKDLSKEERLWEVQRILTALKRKLREAKRQECESKIAQEIASLSKEDVSKEEMTENEEEVINLLLAQENEILTEQEELISLEQVLRRQIATEKEEIERLRAEIADIQSRQQGRSETEEYSSDSESESEDEEELQMILEDLQKQNEELENKNTHLNQAIHEEQEAILELRVQLRLLQSHKLQQELTVQPPAEQAPPAQPSPEPRAEEQTKRPVATVAAGADVAASANGKAAKDPSKPSPNKDRRDTNM, translated from the exons ATGACTGAGTGCTTCCTGCCCCCCAGCAGCAGCCCTGCAGAGCAGCGCAGGGCTGAGCACCCCGGGGGCGTGGCCCGCACCCCCAGCTCTGAGGAGATCAGTCCCACAAAGTTCCCCGGCTTGTACCGCACCGGCGAACCATCGCCGCCTCATGATGGCCATCACCATGAGCCACCAGACGCCTACGTCTCAGACGATGACAAAGAGCAcggcaagaagaagaacaagttcaagaaaaaagagaaaagga CGGAAGGCTACGCCGCCTTCCAGGAGGACAGTTCGGCCGACGAAGCAGAGAGCCCGTCCAAGATGAAGCGCTCCAAAGGAATCCATGTGTTCAAGAAGCCCAGCTTCTctaagaagaaggaaaaggacttcaaggtgaaggagaaggagaaagagaaagagaaaggccCCAAGGAGGACAAGGCCAAAGATAAGAAATCAAAGGACCTGACGGCTGCAGACGTGGTTAAACAatggaaggagaagaaaaagaagaagaaaccgaCAACAGAGGTCGAGCCCGTCCCAGTGGAGATCCCCACCTTCAGGCCTATCTTTGGAGCACCTCTGACTGAAGCCGTCAAGAGGACAGCTCTGTACGATGGCATCCAGCTGCCAGCCATATTCAGAGAATGTGTGGACTACATTGAAAGTTATGGCATGAAGTGTGAAGGCATCTACCGGGTCTCAG GTATGAAGTCCAAGGTGGATGAGCTGAAAGCAGCATATGACCGTGAGGAGTGCCCCTGCCTGGAGGAGTATGACCCCCACACGGTGGCCAGCCTACTGAAGCAGTACCTGCGCGAGCTGCCAGAGAACCTGTTGGGCCGGGATCTGGCGCAGCGCTTTGAGGACTCCTGCGGTCGGCAGGTGGAAGCCGAGAAGATGACGGAGTTCCAGAGGCTGCTGGCCGAGGTGTCGCCGGAGAGCCGACTTCTTCTCTCCTGGCTCGTCACGCACATGGACCACGTCATCGTCAGGGAGGCGGACACCAAGATGAACATTCAGAATATCTCCATCGTCCTCAACCCAACCATACAG ATTGGGAACCGCGTCCTCTACATGTTCTTCACACACGTGAGGGAGCTGTTTGGAGACGTAGTCCTGAGGCCGGTGGTGCGGCCGCTCCGCTGGTCCAACATGGCGACCATGCCGGCGCTGCCA GAGACCCAGGAGAGCGTCAAAGAGGAGATCCGACGACAG gAGTTCCTGCTGAACTGCCTGCACAGGGACCTGCAGGCGGGGGTGAAGGACTTATCTAAAGAGGAGCGGCTCTGGGAGGTTCAGAGGATCCTGACTGCTTTAAAACGCAAACTGAGGGAAGCCAAACGTCAG GAGTGTGAGAGTAAGATAGCACAGGAGATAGCAAGCCTCTCAAAGGAAGATGTTTCAAAAGAGGAAATGACTGAGAATGAAGAGGAAGTCATCAACCTCCTCTTAGCACAG GAGAATGAGATCCTGACGGAGCAGGAGGAGCTGATCTCTCTCGAGCAGGTGCTTCGTAGACAGATTGCCACTGAGAAGGAAGAAATCGAGAGACTGCGAGCGGAGATCGCAGACATACAGAG TCGGCAGCAGGGTCGCAGTGAGACGGAGGAATATTCATCagacagtgagagtgagagtgaggacGAGGAAGAGCTGCAGATGATTCTGGAAGATCTGCAGAAGCAAAACGAGGAACTGGAG AACAAAAACACCCACCTGAACCAGGCCATCCACGAGGAGCAGGAAGCCATCTTGGAGCTCCGCGTCCAGCTTCGCCTCCTGCAGAGCCACAAGCTGCAGCAGGAACTGACCGTCCAGCCGCCGGCCGAGCAGGCCCCGCCGGCGCAGCCGAGCCCGGAGCCCCGCGCCGAGGAGCAAACCAAACGCCCGGTTGCCACGGTGGCTGCCGGTGCTGACGTCGCTGCCTCAGCCAACGGCAAGGCGGCTAAGGATCCTTCAAAGCCCTCGCCGAACAAAGACAGGCGGGACACCAACATGTGA